One Osmerus mordax isolate fOsmMor3 chromosome 16, fOsmMor3.pri, whole genome shotgun sequence genomic window carries:
- the LOC136958642 gene encoding protein zyg-11 homolog isoform X1, whose translation MGEESPETLADLCLAHVCHSLDSLCTMQADGSLRLHWAPLLPQEMADQLLYKMATEGILNDRTIGIFRDCRQLRLRRACIRTCPVSAEALRLALCPHRLQELDASQVSGGLTGADVLTGLASNPQCSSSLQKLTLSGLQLDWGFLEEGGQVSFRSLQGIRTLILANTDLTDAGLEEVCSLPQLENLDISRTPVTDLTALLGSRSTLRSLCAHALRQLDMPPAGLLSVLRRLRALRHLDFSDDRFATPSEDNDGREGDETVRQLLEGSSGVLPALVSLDVSGRKRVTDGAVRAFVEARPKLVFLGLLATGAGSCEALFGCGSLKVTGEANEGQILEALRRYSERECFTREALVHLYNLSSDLDKPRADILKLVLDGMQKHAQSLHVQLVATACVFNLTNQDLAVGLPLRLLSAILTQLLEAMKNFPNHQQVQKNCLLALCSDYILQDVPFNRYEAAKLVMNWLSSHEDPTLQRMAVAIISILVAKLSKEQTTQLGADIFIMKQLLGIVQQKAMVGVVDSTLKFALSALWNLTDETPTASRHFIQCQGLELYEEVLESYYSESSVQQKVLGLLNNIAEVEELQGDLMEEDLLEHILSLLQGPQVEVGVRYFAGGILAHLTSREAAWTLDEELRATILEQLHSAVMTWTPPEREMVSYRSFHPFLSLLQTSQPSGVQLWAVWAMRLVCSQNAAQYCSMLQEEGTVDLLRALTSHPDTHVDVRGLAECILGILDYHQSQRDILTDQPGQS comes from the exons aTG ggtgaggagagcCCGGAGACCCTGGCTGACCTGTGCCTGGCCCATGTGTGTCACAGCCTGGACTCCCTGTGCACCATGCAGGCAGACGGCTCCCTGCGCCTCCACTGGGCCCCGCTGCTCCCTCAAGAGATGGCTGACCAGCTGCTGTACAAAATGGCCACAGAGG GTATATTGAATGACAGGACTATTGGGATCTTCCGTGACTGCAGACAGCTTCGCCTGCGTAGGGCATGCATCCGCACCTGTCCAGTCTCTGCCGAGGCCCTCCGCctggccctctgccctcacCGGCTGCAGGAGCTGGATGCCTCCCAGGTCTCCGGAGGCCTCACTGGGGCTGACGTGCTCACAGGCCTGGCGTCCAACCCTCAGTGCAGCTCCAGCCTGCAGAAGCTGACCCTGAGTGGCTTACAGCTGGACTGGGggttcctggaggagggaggccaggTCAGCTTTCGCTCCCTGCAGGGTATCAGGACACTCATCCTGGCCAACACAGACCTCACTGACGCGGGCTTGGAGGAGGTCTGCTCCCTGCCTCAGCTGGAGAACCTGGATATATCCAGAACCCCTGTCACAGATCTGACCGCCCTGCTGGGGAGCAGGTCCACCCTGCGCTCCCTCTGCGCCCACGCCCTCCGCCAGCTGGACATGCCCCCCGCCGGGCTCCTCTCCGTCCTCAGGCGCCTCCGGGCCCTCAGGCATCTGGACTTTTCCGACGACCGCTTCGCCACGCCCTCAGAGGACAAcgacgggagggagggggacgagaCGGTGCGGCAGCTGCTGGAGGGGAGCTCAGGGGTCCTCCCCGCCCTCGTCTCCCTGGATGTGTCTGGGCGGAAGAGGGTCACAGATGGGGCGGTCCGGGCCTTCGTCGAGGCCAGGCCAAAGCTGGTGTTCCTGGGCCTGCTGGCCACCGGCGCTGGCTCTTGTGAGGCCCTGTTTGGATGTGGCAGCCTGAAG GTGACTGGGGAGGCAAACGAGGGTCAGATTCTAGAAGCCCTGAGGAGgtacagtgagagagagtgcttcACACGGGAGGCCCTGGTTCACCTCTACAACCTGAGCAGTGATTTGGACAAACCCAGAGCAGACATCCTAAAG CTTGTTTTGGACGGGATGCAGAAACATGCCCAGTCTCTGCATGTCCAGCTGGTGGCCACAGCCTGCGTCTTCAACCTGACCAATCAGGACCTGGCTGTGGGTCTGCCCCTCCGACTGCTCAGCGCCATCCTCACTCAGCTACTGGAGGCCATGAAGAACTTCCCCAACCACCAACAG GTACAAAAAAACTGCCTACTGGCTCTCTGCAGTGATTACATTCTTCAAGATGTCCCTTTCAACAG GTATGAAGCTGCCAAGCTGGTGATGAACTGGTTGAGCAGTCACGAGGACCCCACCCTGCAGAGGATGGCTGTGGCCATCATCTCCATCCTGGTGGCCAAG TTATCTAAAGAGCAGACCACACAATTGGGTGCTGATATCTTCATTATGAAG CAGTTACTGGGGATAGTGCAGCAGAAGGCCATGGTGGGAGTGGTGGACTCCACTCTCAAGTTCGCCCTGAGCGCTCTCTGGAACCTGACGGACGAAACACCCACAGCCTCTCGCCACTTCATCCAGTGTCAGGGCCTGGAGCTGTATGAGGAAGTGCTGGAG TCCTACTACTCGGAATCCTCCGTTCAGCAGAAGGTTTTGGGTCTTCTG AACAACATagcggaggtggaggagctgcagggggacctgatggaggaggacctgcTTGAGCACATCCTGAGCCTGCTCCAGGGGCCCCAGGTGGAAGTTGGGGTCCGCTACTTTGCTGGGGGGATCCTGGCCCACTTGACCTCCAGAGAGGCTGCCTGGACCCTGGACGAGGAGCTCCGTGCCACCATCTTGGAGcaactg CACTCTGCTGTGATGACATGGACCCCACCTGAGCGTGAGATGGTTTCCTACAG gtCGTTCCATCCTTTCTTGTCTCTGCTGCAGACGTCCCAGCCTTCAGGAGTACAGCTGTGGGCTGTCTGGGCCATGAGACTCGTCTGCAGCCAGAACG CTGCACAGTACTGCAGTATGCTACAAGAAGAGGGGACAGTGGATCTTCTTAGGGCGTTGACCTCCCATCCCGACACACACGTTGACGTCAGAGGACTGGCAGAGTGCATCCTGGGTATCCTGGATTATcaccagagtcagagagacatcCTCACAGACCAGCCAGGACAGAGTTAG
- the LOC136958642 gene encoding protein zyg-11 homolog isoform X2 translates to MGEESPETLADLCLAHVCHSLDSLCTMQADGSLRLHWAPLLPQEMADQLLYKMATEGILNDRTIGIFRDCRQLRLRRACIRTCPVSAEALRLALCPHRLQELDASQVSGGLTGADVLTGLASNPQCSSSLQKLTLSGLQLDWGFLEEGGQVSFRSLQGIRTLILANTDLTDAGLEEVCSLPQLENLDISRTPVTDLTALLGSRSTLRSLCAHALRQLDMPPAGLLSVLRRLRALRHLDFSDDRFATPSEDNDGREGDETVRQLLEGSSGVLPALVSLDVSGRKRVTDGAVRAFVEARPKLVFLGLLATGAGSCEALFGCGSLKVTGEANEGQILEALRRYSERECFTREALVHLYNLSSDLDKPRADILKLVLDGMQKHAQSLHVQLVATACVFNLTNQDLAVGLPLRLLSAILTQLLEAMKNFPNHQQVQKNCLLALCSDYILQDVPFNRYEAAKLVMNWLSSHEDPTLQRMAVAIISILVAKLSKEQTTQLGADIFIMKQLLGIVQQKAMVGVVDSTLKFALSALWNLTDETPTASRHFIQCQGLELYEEVLENNIAEVEELQGDLMEEDLLEHILSLLQGPQVEVGVRYFAGGILAHLTSREAAWTLDEELRATILEQLHSAVMTWTPPEREMVSYRSFHPFLSLLQTSQPSGVQLWAVWAMRLVCSQNAAQYCSMLQEEGTVDLLRALTSHPDTHVDVRGLAECILGILDYHQSQRDILTDQPGQS, encoded by the exons aTG ggtgaggagagcCCGGAGACCCTGGCTGACCTGTGCCTGGCCCATGTGTGTCACAGCCTGGACTCCCTGTGCACCATGCAGGCAGACGGCTCCCTGCGCCTCCACTGGGCCCCGCTGCTCCCTCAAGAGATGGCTGACCAGCTGCTGTACAAAATGGCCACAGAGG GTATATTGAATGACAGGACTATTGGGATCTTCCGTGACTGCAGACAGCTTCGCCTGCGTAGGGCATGCATCCGCACCTGTCCAGTCTCTGCCGAGGCCCTCCGCctggccctctgccctcacCGGCTGCAGGAGCTGGATGCCTCCCAGGTCTCCGGAGGCCTCACTGGGGCTGACGTGCTCACAGGCCTGGCGTCCAACCCTCAGTGCAGCTCCAGCCTGCAGAAGCTGACCCTGAGTGGCTTACAGCTGGACTGGGggttcctggaggagggaggccaggTCAGCTTTCGCTCCCTGCAGGGTATCAGGACACTCATCCTGGCCAACACAGACCTCACTGACGCGGGCTTGGAGGAGGTCTGCTCCCTGCCTCAGCTGGAGAACCTGGATATATCCAGAACCCCTGTCACAGATCTGACCGCCCTGCTGGGGAGCAGGTCCACCCTGCGCTCCCTCTGCGCCCACGCCCTCCGCCAGCTGGACATGCCCCCCGCCGGGCTCCTCTCCGTCCTCAGGCGCCTCCGGGCCCTCAGGCATCTGGACTTTTCCGACGACCGCTTCGCCACGCCCTCAGAGGACAAcgacgggagggagggggacgagaCGGTGCGGCAGCTGCTGGAGGGGAGCTCAGGGGTCCTCCCCGCCCTCGTCTCCCTGGATGTGTCTGGGCGGAAGAGGGTCACAGATGGGGCGGTCCGGGCCTTCGTCGAGGCCAGGCCAAAGCTGGTGTTCCTGGGCCTGCTGGCCACCGGCGCTGGCTCTTGTGAGGCCCTGTTTGGATGTGGCAGCCTGAAG GTGACTGGGGAGGCAAACGAGGGTCAGATTCTAGAAGCCCTGAGGAGgtacagtgagagagagtgcttcACACGGGAGGCCCTGGTTCACCTCTACAACCTGAGCAGTGATTTGGACAAACCCAGAGCAGACATCCTAAAG CTTGTTTTGGACGGGATGCAGAAACATGCCCAGTCTCTGCATGTCCAGCTGGTGGCCACAGCCTGCGTCTTCAACCTGACCAATCAGGACCTGGCTGTGGGTCTGCCCCTCCGACTGCTCAGCGCCATCCTCACTCAGCTACTGGAGGCCATGAAGAACTTCCCCAACCACCAACAG GTACAAAAAAACTGCCTACTGGCTCTCTGCAGTGATTACATTCTTCAAGATGTCCCTTTCAACAG GTATGAAGCTGCCAAGCTGGTGATGAACTGGTTGAGCAGTCACGAGGACCCCACCCTGCAGAGGATGGCTGTGGCCATCATCTCCATCCTGGTGGCCAAG TTATCTAAAGAGCAGACCACACAATTGGGTGCTGATATCTTCATTATGAAG CAGTTACTGGGGATAGTGCAGCAGAAGGCCATGGTGGGAGTGGTGGACTCCACTCTCAAGTTCGCCCTGAGCGCTCTCTGGAACCTGACGGACGAAACACCCACAGCCTCTCGCCACTTCATCCAGTGTCAGGGCCTGGAGCTGTATGAGGAAGTGCTGGAG AACAACATagcggaggtggaggagctgcagggggacctgatggaggaggacctgcTTGAGCACATCCTGAGCCTGCTCCAGGGGCCCCAGGTGGAAGTTGGGGTCCGCTACTTTGCTGGGGGGATCCTGGCCCACTTGACCTCCAGAGAGGCTGCCTGGACCCTGGACGAGGAGCTCCGTGCCACCATCTTGGAGcaactg CACTCTGCTGTGATGACATGGACCCCACCTGAGCGTGAGATGGTTTCCTACAG gtCGTTCCATCCTTTCTTGTCTCTGCTGCAGACGTCCCAGCCTTCAGGAGTACAGCTGTGGGCTGTCTGGGCCATGAGACTCGTCTGCAGCCAGAACG CTGCACAGTACTGCAGTATGCTACAAGAAGAGGGGACAGTGGATCTTCTTAGGGCGTTGACCTCCCATCCCGACACACACGTTGACGTCAGAGGACTGGCAGAGTGCATCCTGGGTATCCTGGATTATcaccagagtcagagagacatcCTCACAGACCAGCCAGGACAGAGTTAG